AAGACCGTTCTTAGAGGTAGCTAAGGAAATAGTTGAAACTGTTCCTGGACCCGTAAGTCTTGAAGTCGTGAGCTTAGATGCCCAAGGAATGATTGATGAAGCAAGAAAACTTGCTAAACTTGGTGACAACGTTGTTATAAAGATACCTATGACAACCGAAGGACTTAAGGCTGTAAAAGTTCTTTCTCAAGAAGGTATAAAGACAAACGTTACACTTATCTTCTCTCCTCTCCAGGCACTTCTAGCTGCAAAAGCAGGAGCTACATATGTTTCTCCATTTGTTGGAAGGCTTGACGATATTGGACATGATGGAATGGAGCTAATTTCCCAAGTTGTTCAGATTTATCAAAATTACGGCTTTGAAACAGAAATTATCGTTGCAAGTGTAAGACACCCACAACACGTTCTCCAAGCAGCCCTTATTGGTGCAGACATCGCTACAATTCCATTTAAAGTAATAAAACAACTCTCTAAGCATCCTCTTACAGACATCGGGCTTGAAAGATTCTTAGAAGACTGGGCAAAGGTTCCAGATAAAGACTCCATTTTCAAGTAAACGGGATGGTAGAATGGGGAACAGGAAGAAGGTTTGGGAAACCTTAAAAAATGTTATTGAAGATCTTGAAAAGGTGGAAAGTAGTATATACTTCCTTGAAAAGGAACTAAGAGAATACGAGGAAATAATAGATAAAAATTCCTTAATCCCTAAGGAAAAGTTCGCAAAAATTCGTATTCCTCGTTTAATAGAGAGGTTAAAGTATTTCCCTGATGAGGTCTTGGTAGGCGTTAGAATTTCTTTCTCTATAGCCGACAAACCAGAGGATTTGGACGAGAAGGAAATTATTAAAGACGTTTTTTCTTACATTGATAGCCACATTAGACCAAGTGACTTTTTATTTGAACTTGATGAAAAAACTTTAGGAATTCTTTTTACTCTAAAAGACAAATCCCACTTAGAACTTCTCTTAAAAAGATTGGAAAATCTACTGTTAGAGTTTAAGACTAAAATCTACAGTAGTAAGAGAGCTCTTGTCAACTATCAAGTAAAAAGCACCGTAATTTCTATAGATGATAATGCTGACGTTGTCTTAAGTAAACTAAAGGAAGGATAGAAAAGGGGGAAAGTCCCCCTTACTTTTCTATTATTTCAAGGATAGCCTTCTTGTTTAATCTATTAGCAGCTGCAGAAAGGAGAGTTCTTAGAGCTTTCGCAGTTTTTCCTTCTCTACCAATCACTTTCCCAAGATCTTTAGGGTCAACAGAAAGCTCAATTACAACTGTTCTTTCTCCTTCTGCAACATTTACCTTTACGGCTTCTGGGTTATCTACAAGCTTTTTAGCTACACATTCAACAAGTTCCTTTAAAACGGACATTCTTTCCTCCTACTACTTACTGTATAGCTCTCTTAATAAGAGAAGCAGCTCTATCGGTTGGTTGAGCTCCTTTAGCGAGCCATTCCTTTACTTTCTCAACATCAAGCTGAAGTTCCTTGGACTTAGGATTGTAAGTTCCCAAGATATCTATTGTTCTTCCGTCTCTTCTAGCACGGCTATCAGCCACTACTATTTGGTAGATAGGAAGCTTCTTTCTTCCCATTCTCTTTAGTCTAATCTTAACCAAGGCTCTCCTCCTAACAAAATAAATTTTGCTTGGTAATTTTATTCCAAAAGAAATTTAGTTCAAGTTTACATAAATGGAAAAGGGAATCTACCTCCCTTTTTGGCCAATTTTTTCTGCATTTTCCTCATTTGCTTCATTGCCATCTTCATTTGGGCAAACTGCTTTAAAAGTTCTTCCACTTCTTTTACGGAAGTTCCGCTACCTCTTGCTATTCTCCTTTTTCTACTTGCATTTATGATTGCGTGGTTTCTTCTCTCTTCAGGAGTCATAGAATTTATGATTGCTTCTATTCTTTTTAGCTTCTTATCATCTATAGCCTTTTCGAGTTGTTTTAAAACCTTTTGGCTGGACAATCCTGGAATCATTCTTATAAGCTGCTGAATAGGCCCAAGTCTTTGAATCATTCTAAGCTGTTGTCTAAAGTCCTCTAAGGTAAATTCGCCAGAAAGTAACTTCTCCTGCATAGAGAGTGCTTCTTTCTCATCTATTACTTGTTGGGCCTTCTCAACTAAAGAAACTATATCACCCATTCCAAGAATTCGTGATGCAATTCTATCTGGATGAAAAGGTTCAAAGTCATCTATTTTTTCTCCAACACCCGCAAACTTTATTGGTTTTCCTGTTACTCCCTTAACGGATAAAGCCACCCCTCCACGGGCATCAGAATCCATTTTGGTAAGAACAATTCCATCCA
The sequence above is a segment of the Desulfurobacteriaceae bacterium genome. Coding sequences within it:
- the fsa gene encoding fructose-6-phosphate aldolase: MKFFIDTADINEIKQAMEMGMVDGVTTNPTLISKTGRPFLEVAKEIVETVPGPVSLEVVSLDAQGMIDEARKLAKLGDNVVIKIPMTTEGLKAVKVLSQEGIKTNVTLIFSPLQALLAAKAGATYVSPFVGRLDDIGHDGMELISQVVQIYQNYGFETEIIVASVRHPQHVLQAALIGADIATIPFKVIKQLSKHPLTDIGLERFLEDWAKVPDKDSIFK
- a CDS encoding KH domain-containing protein, which produces MSVLKELVECVAKKLVDNPEAVKVNVAEGERTVVIELSVDPKDLGKVIGREGKTAKALRTLLSAAANRLNKKAILEIIEK
- the rpsP gene encoding 30S ribosomal protein S16 translates to MVKIRLKRMGRKKLPIYQIVVADSRARRDGRTIDILGTYNPKSKELQLDVEKVKEWLAKGAQPTDRAASLIKRAIQ